CGATGCCCATAATCTTTGAAGGATTTTTGTCCAGCTCCAGCATTTCGCCTAAAATACTCCACCAAAACAAGTCGTACACGCCGCAGGCCCCCAGCATCAGGGTATTGACCACAAGGTAATCCGCCCATGAGCGGCCAAGCAGAAGAAAGGCGATAAAGGAAAAGCCGATCATGGCGATAGCCACATAGAGGATATATGCCCGGTTTGTTTTCCGGGGCAGGTTCCGCATAATAAACAGAGCAACGATATACGGCACAGCCCAATACCAGCTTGTCAGCCATTCCAGATGGGCGAAAGCGGGGCCCTGCACCTGATACATCAATCCGGAATTGATGGTGATAACCACAACGAAAAGGCAGAGAGAAGCGAGGGGACCGGCTTTGCGGACATAAATCTCCCCCTGTCCGGAAGACAGAGTGCCCTCTGTCAGCTCATCTTTGGGAAGCCTGAGTGCGAACAGGAACGCCGCGCCCAGCATCAGCATGGAAAAACCAAGCCCGGCATGGGGAGAAACATGAATGGCTGCCATATTCAGCAGGATCATCAGGAGGTTCGAGCAGATGAGTCCATCCGCCATTGTTTTTATCCGTCCGTTCTTCGGCGTACAGCTTTTGAAATAGAAGCCCCATGCCGCTACACAGCACCCAACCAGAAACGCTGTCGAGAGCAGCGCTGCCGTCCACAGAAAAGAGGGAGGGCGGAAAAATACGCCGGATGCCACGATGCAAAATGCAATGGAAAAAAGCATGAGCCGTTTGGCCGTTATCATGTTTTTAACAAAGAACCCGCAGATAAGCAGCCCGGCAAAATGAGCGGCCATTGTCTCGAAAACAAACGAATGGGCCGAGATGTTATAGTGGTCCGCAAGGGCATACAATATCCTGCCTTCAAAGGGGAAAGCCAGCAGCCAGGAGAAGAACAGAGAAAAGACGATAACGGATAATCGGCGACTATTGATTATAGCTGATATGCGTTGATTCATTCTGTCTTCCGTCACACCTTCACCCCTTTCGCACAATGGTTGACTTATCTGTTTGTTTGCGCCGCCCATCTGCAGGTTTTGCCGCATTCTTCGGCACAACCCACATATTGCCGATCTTCTGTGCGCCCTGTATACGGCCGGACACGCAATAATAATTTACCATACGGCTCGTTATTCCCCATTGGCTTGCAGCCTCTCTCACGCTGATATATTCCACATCAATTCCTCGCTTTTTTTAATGGTTCCATTATACTTCTTAATCAGGAAAACTTCAAGATTGAGAAGTTTATGATACCTATCGCCAGTAAGCTATGGTAGGTATGT
The sequence above is a segment of the Bacillota bacterium genome. Coding sequences within it:
- a CDS encoding LuxR family transcriptional regulator: MNQRISAIINSRRLSVIVFSLFFSWLLAFPFEGRILYALADHYNISAHSFVFETMAAHFAGLLICGFFVKNMITAKRLMLFSIAFCIVASGVFFRPPSFLWTAALLSTAFLVGCCVAAWGFYFKSCTPKNGRIKTMADGLICSNLLMILLNMAAIHVSPHAGLGFSMLMLGAAFLFALRLPKDELTEGTLSSGQGEIYVRKAGPLASLCLFVVVITINSGLMYQVQGPAFAHLEWLTSWYWAVPYIVALFIMRNLPRKTNRAYILYVAIAMIGFSFIAFLLLGRSWADYLVVNTLMLGACGVYDLFWWSILGEMLELDKNPSKIMGIGLSANVLGVLLGGLIGNAIITTSGQSHNPTLLALGVVCVTLVLLPPLHKQLTTLLKNHAYLTTITEMPTHEQTRLIREFNIAEKLTEREGEIAALLIKGKTYRMIAGELHVSENTVKTHVKNIYSKAGVQSRTELMNLLLDIHIPSIKSANP
- a CDS encoding DNA-binding protein; this translates as MEYISVREAASQWGITSRMVNYYCVSGRIQGAQKIGNMWVVPKNAAKPADGRRKQTDKSTIVRKG